One window of Mesoplodon densirostris isolate mMesDen1 chromosome 15, mMesDen1 primary haplotype, whole genome shotgun sequence genomic DNA carries:
- the LOC132502375 gene encoding glutathione S-transferase theta-3-like: protein MLPVYLGEPVSPEMLTATLAELDVTLQVLEDKFLQNKAFLTGPHISLADLIAITELVYLYLDLLSQPCRAVYIFAKKNGIPFELRTVDLLKGQQYSDDFAQVNPLRKVPALKDGDFTLAESVAILLYLTRKYEAPDHWYPQDLQSRARVDEYLAWQHTTLRTSCTRTMWQKMLFPVFLGQRVPPETLASTLAELDRCLQLLEDKFLKDQDFLSGPHISVADLVAITELMHPVSAGCDIFKSRPKLAAWRKRVEAAVGEDLFQEAHADIMKAKDLPPADTAMKERLKPLVQLLLQ from the exons ATGCTCCCTGTTTACCTGGGTGAGCCGGTCTCTCCTGAGATGCTGACAGCCACACTGGCAGAGTTGGACGTGACCCTGCAGGTGCTTGAGGACAAGTTCCTCCAGAACAAGGCCTTTCTCACTGGGCCCCACATCTCTCTGGCTGACCTGATAGCCATCACGGAGCTTGTGTAT CTCTACCTGGACTTGCTGTCCCAGCCTTGCCGCGCCGTCTACATCTTCGCCAAGAAGAACGGCATCCCCTTCGAGCTGCGCACCGTGGACCTGCTCAAAG GCCAGCAATACAGCGATGACTTTGCCCAGGTGAACCCCCTGAGGAAGGTGCCAGCCTTGAAGGATGGGGACTTCACCTTGGCTGAGAG TGTGGCCATCCTGCTGTATTTGACCCGCAAGTATGAGGCCCCTGACCACTGGTACCCCCAGGACCTGCAGTCCCGAGCCCGTGTGGATGAGTACCTGGCGTGGCAGCACACGACCCTGCGAACAAGCTGCACCCGGACCATGTGGCAGAAG ATGTTGTTCCCTGTGTTCCTGGGCCAACGGGTGCCCCCTGAGACACTGGCATCTACTCTGGCCGAGCTGGACAGGTGCCTGCAGCTGCTTGAGGACAAGTTCCTGAAGGACCAGGACTTCCTGTCTGGGCCTCACATCTCAGTGGCAGACTTGGTGGCCATCACAGAGCTGATGCAT CCTGTCAGTGCTGGCTGTGACATCTTCAAAAGCCGGCCTAAGCTGGCTGCGTGGCGCAAGCGCGTGGAAGCCGCGGTGGGGGAGGACCTCTTCCAGGAGGCCCACGCGGACATCATGAAGGCTAAGGACCTGCCTCCAGCCGACACTGCCATGAAGGAGAGGCTGAAGCCCTTGGTGCAGCTTTTGTTGCAGTGA
- the DDT gene encoding D-dopachrome decarboxylase has protein sequence MPFVELDTNLPAGRVPAGLEKRLCAATAAILGKPEDRVNVTVRPGLVMAMNGSAEPGAQLLVSSIGVVGTAEENRGHSARLFEFLTKELDLAQDRIIIRFLPLEPWQIGKKGTVMTFL, from the exons ATGCCGTTCGTTGAGCTGGACACGAACTTGCCCGCCGGCCGTGTGCCCGCGGGGCTAGAGAAGCGGCTCTGCGCGGCCACTGCCGCCATCCTGGGCAAGCCTGAGGAC CGCGTGAACGTGACGGTGCGGCCCGGCCTGGTCATGGCGATGAACGGCTCGGCGGAGCCCGGCGCGCAGCTGCTCGTCTCCTCCATCGGTGTGGTGGGCACGGCCGAGGAGAACCGCGGCCACAGTGCCCGCCTCTTCGAGTTTCTCACCAAGGAGCTGGACCTGGCCCAGGACCG GATAATTATCCGCTTTCTCCCCTTGGAGCCCTGGCAGATCGGCAAGAAGGGGACAGTCATGACCTTTTTATGA